A genomic region of Pelodiscus sinensis isolate JC-2024 chromosome 1, ASM4963464v1, whole genome shotgun sequence contains the following coding sequences:
- the AMELX gene encoding amelogenin, X isoform, with amino-acid sequence MVQHSAEWFSCQQSCNSHPTLQFDWDHQKFQGFLNQGRLLFLHQTYPADKTKKGHYPRTQDQVCSKVKELRQGYAKAREESSRSGAAPHYCPYYLELDQILGGSAEARTPRRFVQSGLADPVVDAPERELQQSGDGDMIPEEEDSEETATLTLEPVTQTSEASQASSGAGEEAAAGPAVEEGRSTPAPPPSPSRRHGSRRHRRVYADILRQHVEAVQEQNAILLQRAEAEERWRDRLMNELVLQRTVLYATLREVSGLPAAVPDPAPPAPHDPTQPNPPSTTASLSPLGPPSPPAPPPPQPLSPPGPPLPQASTSQEPPSSQPTDRCITRSRSRGAPQTRGPGRKGKSAKPRST; translated from the exons ATGGTGCAGCATTCAGCAGAGTGGTTCTCCTGTCAGCAGTCCTGTAACTCCCACCCAACTCTCCAG TTTGACTGGGACCATCAGAAATTCCAGGGGTTCCTGAACCaaggcaggctgcttttcctgcATCAAACATACCCCGCGGATAAGACAAAG aagggccactacccccgcacccaggaccaggtgtgctccaaggtaaaggagctgcggcagggctacgccaaagccagggaggagagctcccggtctggggcagccccccactactgcccctactacctagagctggaccagatcctgggtggcagtgcagaagcacgcacaccacggaggttcgtgcagtccggactggcagacccggtggtggacgctccagagcgggagctacagcagtctggagacggggacatgatcccagaggaggaggacagcgaggagacggcgaccctcaccctggagccagtcacccagacctctgaggcctcccaggcgtcatctggcgcgggagaggaagcagcag ccggaccagccgtggaagagggccgcagcaccccagccccacctccatctccatctcggagacatgggagccgcagacacaggcgtgtctacgccgacatcctccggcagcacgtcgaggctgtgcaggagcagaacgccatcctgctacagagggcggaggcagaggagcggtggcgtgatcggctcatgaatgagctggtcctgcagcgcacggtgctgtacgctactctgagggaggtcagcggcttgcctgctgctgtgcctgatcctgctcctccagcaccccatgaccccacccaaccaaaccccccttccacaacagcatccctttccccccttggacctccctctcctccagcccccccacctccccagcccctctctccccctggccctcctctcccccaggcttccacgtcccaagagccccccagcagccagccaaccgacaggtgcatcacccgatcccgtagccggggagcaccccaaacacgaggcccaggcaggaaagggaaatctgccaagccccgttcaacctga